Part of the Oncorhynchus nerka isolate Pitt River linkage group LG14, Oner_Uvic_2.0, whole genome shotgun sequence genome is shown below.
tgtgtttaataaaaatatttgaaacaggaacatggttggaaccaaaaatctcaaatttggactcatcagaccaaaaggacagatttccactggtctaatgtccattgctcgtgtttcttggcccaagcaagtctcttcttattattggtgtcctttttttATTGCAACAATTCGATCATGAAGCCTGATTCAcggagtctcctctgaacagttgatgttgagatgtgtctgttacttgaactctgtgaagcattgatttgggatgcaatttctgatgctggtaactctaatgaacttatcctctgcagcagaggtaactctcggtcttcctttcctgtggaggtcctcatgagagccagtttcatcatagcgcttgatggtttttgcggctGCTCTTGATGAAACTTTCAcatttccggattgactgaccataTTTAAAGGAATGATTGACAGTCATTTcttttttgcttatttgagcttttctctccataatatggacttggtcttttaccagatagggctatcttctgtatacccaccctaccttgtcccaacacaactgattggctcaaatgcattaagaaggaaagaatttccacaaatgaacttttaacaaggcacacctgttaattgaaatgcattccaggtgactacctcatgaagcttgttgagagaatgccaagagtgtgcaaagctgtcaacaaggcaaaaggtggctactttgaagaatctgacatttaaaatatattttgatttgtttaacacgtttttggttactacatgattccatatgtgttatttcatcattttgatgtcttcactattattctacaatgtagaaaatagtaaaaataaagaaaacccctggaatgagtaggtgtgtccaaacttttgactggtactgtatattaaagcATCAAGGATATACCTCTCTGCAGTTTTCAAAAATCATCGATCTGgattaaatgcatagaaatataatgaatagaatggATGAATCCTTGTCTTAAATGTGGACTCTCgttctatttattttatttctatgcatttaatcCTATCCGATAGGCAAAGTCCAGATAgatctttttttttaaactgtgaCCTGATATGACCTCACCTTCagttcatcttcctcctcttgcTGCTCCAGCAGAGGGGAATGTTCTGTCCCTGCCCCCTCATCCCCAGACGGAACATTCAGAGCCGCCTCCACCACCGCTGCCACGCCTATGTTGTACCCTCCAATATCAGTGTGATAGGACCCTGTCTGGCCCGCCCCCCACAGGTCCACCAATGGGGCGTGGGTGGCAGGGGCCAGGCTATGGATGGTGCTGTTGGGCGTGGCTTGCAAAGAGTGGTTGGCGCTGTGCAGCCTTTGCTCCAGAGACTGTTGAGAGAAGGACGAGACAATGAGGAGACTTAGGTAGGTAGAGGTTCCCCTTCACCACTGATACAGGATCAAATATTTGTTTATCCCCCCTAATGGTAAAGAATCTGGAAATATGATCCTAAATCTGTGGTTAAGGGTTTCTTCCTTTGAGCGTAATGTTAAATTGAAAGGGACAGGGTAATTGTGTTGTACTAAGAAGCGAGATACAATAATGAATCTCTGACGATATTACCATATCAAAGGCCGAATTCAGTATTCTTGTCTCGATCAAAGTACCCCAGAGAAAAAAGAGAAAAACACACTAAAAAACAAAATGTCAGCTGGCCGACTACACCATGAATGAATATTGTCTATCCATTGAAATAAATTGTTAATGCTTTCCTCTCATTTTAGACTGTTGTTTTTCTTCACCTGTTGTTGCTGATACAGGAGCTGCTGTTGCTGGTAGTGCTGTATCTGTTGTAGCTGCTGCAGCTGCTGGAGCTGACTCTGCTGCTGTAGGttgaactgctgctgctgctgctgctgcaacgcGTTCCCATCATACCCATCACAGGAAGTCCCGCCCTGCTGCATCACGTAGGAGCCAGCAGCGGGAGAGGCCACTCCGGAGGGCTCGTTGCTGATTGGCTCCCAGGcgtcagaggaggagaggcagtagaGGCCCTGGGCGACATAGGTGTTGGGCCACATGTCCGCAGAGGAGTGGTGCAATATCTGGTCTGAGAGGATGAAAAGAATGAGAAAATAGAAGAGTGAAGAGGCGGGATAAACGGTTGGTTGTCCTTGACGGATGCACTACATTGGACCTCATGGACATCAAACTGCAAATAAATCTACAATGCTGACATCAGCCTTTTCCCAAAATAGGAAACCTGGAGTAGAATCGTGTGATATCCCTGGGGGACACCCCAACCCTCTCAGACCCAAATTTATAattgagaaaatgactttacttgAACAATCCCCAGACAGACATCAAGTGTAGCTACACCGAGTAGTCCAATACATCAGCATTATGACTCTGTATAGCCATTGGGGAGTCTGTCTGCCCTGCATTAAAATGAAATATAATTCAGCCAATAGCATGGCTGATATGAATAAGAGTGAGTCATGGTAGTTTTTGCCATCTCATATTCCAATCTGGTTTTGTTACGGATGAACAAGGCGACTAATATCCCCCACTGACTGATAACAACATTAAAACTTTTGACGTATGGTAGCCATTTTGTGCGAAGGAGGAAAGTAAATGGAAGAATATATCAGTTTGTGTGTTGCCAATGCCGTTATATACAAAAAAGCTGTCAAACACAAAAGAATGAGGTAAATCACACGCAGACACGTCTTTGTGACATTGGCCTAACAAGTTTCAGATAGAGGAATGGTGTATATATATGATCTGAGTTGATATGGCGGTGCTAAGAGTTAGCAAGCATCATGCCGGCAACCTCACATTATATCACTTTAATGATGActcaaaactgtcaaaatacatCCAGAGACAGCCAAATCATGTTTAATACTAACATTCTACGGTTATTTGACTTCAGGCAATATAATTACATGACGTTGTGATTCAACTAATGATCATCACACAGCCTCAAGGCCATTTGTTATCTCTCAATAACAAACCACAGGGAGAAAACCACATTATGATTTCAACATGTCTCCATGTCTGAACGCCTCTTTGCATGAGAAGGAGAAATACAGGAGCACTGTAACAGACAGCACAGCGATGTGGAATAATAATGACCAAGTGGACTATTTATACAGTTGAAATCCCTGGTCTTGCATTCCCCCGGGCTGTGTTTGCGAATCTGAAATTAGCACAGAGTTAACCCTCCAGGCTGAGACGGAATAAGATGCCTTCGTTACTGAGCAAAATGGCGCATAATGTAGCCCACACACTACACTCCAGCTTTGCCTGATCTCAAGCCTGTGCATAAACGTGTTTGTCTGCACATTTTAGACAAGGTTCCGCAGTGCAGGTTCCTATCTAGCTCCTTAAACTATCCCTTAAACTGGGTTGCCCTAGTTGATTGGTGCTACAGAAGTTTGTCAAGCATATTTACAGTCCCTTACCTCGGCTGATACATGCTGGTTTAGATGCCATATTTATAGTCCTTTACCTCAACTGACATATGGTTGTTTAGAGGCTATATTTATAGTCCCTTACCTCAACTGACATGCTCGTTTAGAGGCCATATTTATAGTCCTTTACCTCAACTGACATATGGTTGTTTAGAGGCTATATTTATAGTCCCTTACCTCGACTGACATGCTCGTTTAGAGGCCATATTTATAGTCCTTTACCTCAACTGACATATGGTTGTTTAGAGGCTATATTTATAGTCCTTTACCTCTACTGACATGCTCGTTTAGAGGCCATATTTATAGTCCTTTACCTCAACTGACATGGTTGTTTAGAGGCTATATTTATAGTCCCTTACCTCGACTGACATGCTCGTTTAGAGGCCATATTTATAGTCCTTTACCTCAACTGACATGCTCGTTTAGAGGCCATATTTATAGTCCTTTACCTCAACTGACATGCTCGTTTAGAGGCCATATTTATAGTCCTTTACCTCAACTGACATGTGGTTGTTTAGAGGCCATATTTATAGTCCTTTACCTCAACTGACATATGGTTGTTTAGAGGCCATATTTGTGATACATGCTGGTTTAGAGGCCATATTTGTAGTCCCTTATATCGGCTGATACATGCTGGTTTAGAGGCCATATTTGTAGTCCCTTACCTCGGCTGGTGATACTCTCCTGGTTAACCTCGCTGAGGTGGGCCACACTGCCCTGGTTGGACCCTGACCTCAGGCTCTCTCCATCCATGGAGGTCCAGGCCATGAGCGTTGCCTGGGAGATGGCAAACTGCTGCAGGATACCTGGAGTGCAGAGGGTAAGTCAGGGTCATTGTAACGGCTCAGTTGGCTGCTGCCTTCCCTCAGCGCCTTAATGATGTAATATCTATGGCTAATTTAAATAAAGATttaatatgtattatatttactaTCTATGGTTATGCTCTGCCTAGGCCAATATTGACATATTTGGCTGGTGTTACCTATAAACAGTCTGGTTATGATGTGGCGTTCAACACATGAGAACCCTTTTTCCAAAAGGCTTGATTTTGTGAGGGTTTCCTCTGAACACCACCCTGGTTGTATAGATCAGCATCAACCACTCATATTGCTTCTGTCTCCTCTCACAGTGACAAATTCCCCTCCCCCTCTGACCTGCGGTGAAGCGAGCCTCCTTCTCCCCATCGCTGAGGTCGCTGTAGGCGTCGCTCTCCaaccgtctctccatctcctgctCTGCCGTGGACTTGCGTGGGACGGACACGCCCCCCGGGCCCACCACAGACATGTCCCAGTTCTGCCACTCGATCATGTGTGCCATCCGGCCTTGGGCCATGGATGTAGGCTTGGTCACCTTGTCCTTCATGGAGCGATTCAcacctggggagggagggggagaagtgaAGAGGGATGTAGGGATTGATGCGGGTATTGGGGAGGGTTAGAAGGGTGACAGTGGATTaagggagggttggagggatATTAAGGGATTTAGAGAAGGGGTGAATGTGGAGTTTGGGGGAGTTAGGAGACAGGCatcaggttggagagagagggggaaggaaacaGATGAGATATTATGTTATTATTCCACATTTATGTCTGTCTGATCCTGTCAGTATTTAGCTGGTGCTGATAAGGGCCTCTGGATGAGTGGTTAAATGAGCGGCTTAATGAACATGCTTTAGATTCATGGCTAAATGAATAGGGAGGAGATGCTTATAATGTAGATGAGATGACGCGTGGAACCGAGGAGGATGATGGGGGACAGGGAGGAGCAAATGGATACGTCTGCTCTGGGAGAGGTGCATCATGGGACAGAGGAGGTTAATTGGGGTGAGATGGCCAGAGGGGTGTCAGTAATGAGAGGTTGGCTTGTTGACATGATAGCTTTCACACCTCTGCTAAGCTGCCTGCGCTGGCTAAGCAGAAACCCCACTCCCCCTGCCGTGTCTGTTAAGACATCCTCAGCTGATGCATACAGTGCACTGCGGAAGACACTCTACTTTAGAAATCATGTTCCGCCATGACGGTCTGTATTCTGTCTGCTGGTTACATTATGGCTTTGCTCAGTAATTAATGTGTCCAAGTCAATATATGATGAGTTGGCAGTTCACTACATTCCAATAGACTTCACTGTACATTACAACTGCACCACACTGCGCAGTGCACAATGCACATTacacagttatacacactgtaacacacagacacaaactcaGACTACACTCAGAGACAGTAGACACATCACACAGACACTAGAGTAGTTCAACGCTGCTTAACAACCACTTAACAGACAAACAACTACACCTCCCACTCACCTCTTGTTAACTCAACAAGCCACATAACAATGTATTGTGGGTAGTGTATTTTTTTATAGGGTTGTCGTTGGGTTTAAGTGTTATTCCACCAATGACTGGGGGGTCAGCCATTGACGAGTATTATCATTATGGTGAGAGGAAGTGAATCAGGGGAACCCACTCTGGGGCCATGTTGGCTCCAGCGCCTGTCCAGGCGGGAGCTGACATGGGGTCAGTTTACCAGTTacaggacagacacacacctgacacacctgTCAGTGAGGACTTAGCCAGAGCACCGATCCCATAGTTATTGGAGTTGTTCCTCTTCAGACGAGGCAGGATGGACGTGGTGTCTTCCATAGACAGCTAGAGGAGCGAGGGAagaagatgacagagagatggaggaagagatgtgtGCCAGAGAAGCACACAGAGTTCAGAGGGTAGGTGAGAGGAGAAGTTAGGTAGATATTGGGTTAATACAGCGGCAAAAAGAAACAATGTCATcatttgacaaaaaaaatctTAATTTCCCAAGGTCGTTGTTCGAACAACTTCGTGCTGAAGTGCATTATGGGGAGTgttgttttttataatcaataaAAACATAGTGCACATTCACACTGGTTGATTGTTTGCTGTGGTCACTACAGTGCACAGTGCACTACTACATTGAGAGAGTGtatagagagagttagatggGAGGGGAAGTGAGGGGACGAAGTAGTAGGTTACCTAAGGTGAGTTAAATCAAGTAAATCAAAACAAATAGAGAAACAAGATAGAGAAATAAAGGTAGATGAAGGAATGATGTCACAACACTTACATTGATTCTTTCCCATGAAAAGTCTGAACATCCATGCTGAAGGAGAAaaataggaggagagagggatggggaaagAAGGAGCAGGAGAGAATAAGAGAGTAGGAacaagagacaaggagagaaagaCGTACACATGCATGGAAGAAATGGAAGGagacaaagaggaggaggagagaagtgaTAGTGACAGGGGTAGAGTAGTATAACCAACATGCAGAAATAGAAAGAAGgataggagagggaaagagggagaagatcGCAAAGAGACCAATACAAGGTTTtaccagaaagacagaggagaagactcaaaggccaaaaagatagaggaagagaagagTCAAAGACCAaaaagatagaggaggagagacagaccagaaagagagaggagaggagacaaagaccagaaagatagaggaggagagacaaagaCCATAAAGACAGAAAGGAGTCAAAGACCAgaaagatagaggaggagaggcaaagaccagagagagaggagaggagacaaagaccagaaagatagaggaggagagacaaagaCCATAAAGACAGAAAGGAGTCAAAGACCAgaaagatagaggaggagaggcaaagaccagagagagaggagaggagacaaagaccagaaagatagaggaggagagacaaagaCCATAAAGACAGAAAGGAGTCAAAGACCAgaaagatagaggaggagaggcaaagaccagagagagaggagaggaggcaaagACCAaaaagatagaggaggagagacagaccagaaagagagaggagaggagacaaagaccagaaagatagaggaggagagacaaagaCCATAAAGACAGAAAGGAGTCAAAGACCAgaaagatagaggaggagaggcaaaGACCAGACCAgaaagatagaggaggagagacaaagaCCATAAAGACAGAAAGAGTCAAAGACCAgaaagatagaggaggagaggcaaagaccagagagagagaggaggagacaaagaccagaaagatagaggaggagagacaaagaCCATAAAGACCAGACCAgaaagatagaggaggagagcaaagaccagagagatagaggaggagagacaaagaccagaaagatggagaaggagagacaaagaccagaaagatagaggaggagaggagtcaaaGACCAgaaagatagaggaggagaggagtcaaaGCCCAGaacgatagaggaggagaggagtcaaaGCCCagaaagatagaggagaggagtcaaAGCCCAgaaagatagaggaggagaggagtcaaaGCCCAgaaagatagaggaggagaggagacaaagccCAGaacgatagaggaggagaggagtcaaaGCCCAgaaagatagaggaggagaggagtcaaagcccagacagatagaggaggagagagaagtcaAAGTCCAGAAaggcagtggaggagaagagtcaGAGACCAGAAAAATAGAGAGGAGTCAAAgcccagaaagacagaggaggagaagagtcaAAGAACATAAAGATAGAGAGGAGTCAAAGACCagaaagatggagaggagaagattcAAAGAACAGAAAGATAGAGGAGAAGAGTCAAAGACCAGAacgacagagagaagggaggagttgAAAGCCAGATCAGTTCCATAGTATAGCAGAGTGAATATGTTATGACTgaatgattctctctctcttctcatttcCTCTTCTGTTCTGGTTACATCTGACACACCAAACACTGAGCACTATCCATGCCAGTGGGGGTTGAGGGGGGCTGATACAGAAGTGTCTGTGTGCAAGCGTGTAGGCacgtgtgtgtatgaatgtgtgcacatgtgttcatgtgtgtgcgtgcgatgtgtgtgtgtatgtatgtgtgtgtgtgtgtgtgtgtgtgtgtgtgtgtgtgtgtgtgtgtgtgtgtgcgcgtgttatAACTGATGTAAGTTGTAACTGAtgtcagcagacagacagacagacagacagacagacagacagacagacagacagacagacagacagacagacagacagacagacagacagacagacagagataggggGCTGAGGAGCAGGCTAACAGAAGGGGGATGGTGACAGTCTAGATAAGCACCAGCGTCTGTCACACCACCTCTGAGTCCTGTATCAGCTGAATTGTTCCTGACAATACAAGAGCCGGGGCCTTAGAACCAGCAGGACGCTACGGGTGCCATGTCCCCTTACAGATGTGTTCAGTCTCCAGAAAACCTagctctcatgttctctctcttattgttacactctgtctgtctgtctgtctgtctgtctgtctgtctgtctgtctgtctgtctgtctgtctgtctgtctgtctgtctgtctgtctgtctgtctgtctgtctgtctgtctgctgacacagatgtttctctctcctctctcccactctttttttaattacatttttgaaGGGCAAGTGTGTCAGGAGAAATACATAATCAATCCAAAGTACAGTACATTCAGTTTCAATTTAAATGGTCCTCTTTCTCCTGCCACAAAATTATCCAAGAAGTGCTGAAGATCATTTTAGTAACAGTATCtcaaaaggaaggagaggagagaggacttgaaaggagaagtggagaggaaaggatctgagaagagaggagtgagggatggagtgagaggaggagaggtgggtgatGCCCCTACTGTTCTACAGTGAGCCAGCACTGAGGCGTGACAGAGAAGCAGCAGACGTCATAGCAACAGCAATGAGCCAACCACAGTGGTTGGTCCTCCTTCCAGCTACAGACGCCATTTTGAGTGTAGAGGAAGTTAGCAAACCAACAGCAACATGtacgctagctagctactctataaGCAGATGCAGTAGCACTCATGGCTTCAGTAGTAGAGTTAAAGTTGAAGTTGGTCACCATCTTGGATCAAGATCCCCATTTGTGGAAGTGAGAACCCCACTGCTGGAGCCATTGGGTGTAACAGGGTGGCTGAGCTGTGTGAATTAAGAGTGATAGTTAAAGTCCTGAATGTCAGGCTTACCTGTTCCCCATCCTTTACTGGCACTCCATCTGCCgctaaaacagagagagagagagagagagagggagggagggagggagggagatagagagagagagatagagagagagatagatagagagagagagagagagagagagagagagagagagagagagagagaaagagaagaagaagaaacgaGGAGCGATAAATCGTTTGAATTTGTTTTGGCAATGTAAATACATGCAAGTTCCTTCACACTgccaatagagagggagagggaaaagcatGGTCAGGGGGATCAGGTGTGACTTTGGCTGTAACACTAAACAGTCATAAAACAGTAGGCTAATCATTACTGTCTAACTGTGTTAGAGAGAAGAGCATCACTTCACTGACTGACCACAGGACATTGCTACTCAACATACACCCGCaaataagaacacacacacacacacacacacacacacacacacacacacacacacacacacacacacacacacacacacacacactgtgaatcCTTCCTGGGGGTGACAAAGGGATTGAGAGAACCTACAAGTACATTCCCAACATTATGTTGGAATAATGAATTGTTTTATCCCTCCTCTTTTCCTGGCTGTCCAAATCCTAATTAAAACACAGGTTTAATTAGTGAGACATTGGTGGTAATGGAGTTTAAATACAGCAGCGGTCTCTGGGCGCTCGCTCTCTTTATCAGAGTCTGTGGCCttgtctcccccttttctctctctctggggggtttgcttctctgtgtgtgtacactgagtgtgtgtacagtgtgtgtgtgtaatgctgtATCTGCAGACTGTAGAAGTATTGAATTAAACCAGTCAGTTAATACACTGAGCTACTTGATGTCCAGCGACCCACCAGTAGAGTAGTGTTAGCTTTAAAGAGAGGACATTCCAACACGCtgcctcctcctgtctgtctgccctgccTGACTCCTCTACAGGGCTCTCAGCTGACTGAGTAGCTGTTAGTCAGGTCTGTCTGCCCTGCCTGACTCCTCTACAGGGCTCTCAGCTGACTGAGTAGCTGTTAGTCAGGTCTGTCTGCCCTGCATGACTCCTCTACAGGGCTCTCAGCTGACTGAGTAGCTGTTAATCAGGTCTGTCTGCCCTGCCTGACTCCTCTACAGGGCTCTCAGCTGACTGAGTAGCTGTTAGTCAGGTCTGTCTGCCCTGCCTGACTCCTCTACAGGGCTCTCAGCTGACTGAGTAGCTGTTAGTCAGGTCTGTCTGCCCTGCCCGACTCCTCTACAGGGCTCTCAGCTGACTGAGTAGCTGTTagtcaggtctgtctgtctgccctgccCGACTCCTCTACAGGGCTCTCAGCTGACTGAGTAGC
Proteins encoded:
- the LOC115124358 gene encoding uncharacterized protein LOC115124358, which translates into the protein MGCIGSRRLTADGVPVKDGEQLSMEDTTSILPRLKRNNSNNYGIGALAKSSLTGVSGVNRSMKDKVTKPTSMAQGRMAHMIEWQNWDMSVVGPGGVSVPRKSTAEQEMERRLESDAYSDLSDGEKEARFTAGILQQFAISQATLMAWTSMDGESLRSGSNQGSVAHLSEVNQESITSRDQILHHSSADMWPNTYVAQGLYCLSSSDAWEPISNEPSGVASPAAGSYVMQQGGTSCDGYDGNALQQQQQQQFNLQQQSQLQQLQQLQQIQHYQQQQLLYQQQQSLEQRLHSANHSLQATPNSTIHSLAPATHAPLVDLWGAGQTGSYHTDIGGYNIGVAAVVEAALNVPSGDEGAGTEHSPLLEQQEEEDELKDEELTLCMEPESATLTQRDEAVTSGGSSPGQRSPGQRSPGQRSPGRSSPGQPAQQITERKASDVSCGGIQILEEKEEKQGSAVAAMATN